ACCATTAAATGAGCTGTGACCTGGCGACAAGGGCCAATAGATGAGCTTATGACCTCGCGACAAGGACCAACAAATGAGCCACCGTTTTGTGATTATAACCTCGCGGCAAGAACCAATGAATAAGCCATCATTCTGTGACTGACCTCACCACGAGGAACATTAAACGAGTCATCGTCAAGTGATTATTACCTAGTGAAAGAACCACTAAACGAGTCATAGATCTGTGATAATAACCTCGCGACGAGGACCGATAACGAGCCATCGTACAATGATTATGACCCCACGCAATGGCCAATAAACGAGCGAGACTTCAGTGATTATGACCTTGTGACAAGGACCAATAAACGAGCCATCGTTCTGTGATAATGACCTCGCGACGAGCCATCGTCCAGTGATTAAGACCTCGCGAAGAGGACCAATAAACGAGCCATTATTCAGTGCCTATAACCTCGCGAATAGGAACAATAAATGACTCGTCGTTCAGTGATTATGGCCTCGTGACAAGGAGAAATAAACGAGCCGTCGTTCTGTGATAATGATAATACCATGAAATATACAGGAAAGGTATTTTGCACAACAGCTCATACTTTGGAAAAGAATGACTTTCACTAGAATGTCAACTTGACGTCGCACTAATGACGTCAATCCCCTCGGCACATCTCGATCGTTACTTGCAAGTTTTTACTTGATAAACTAAATGGTGTACATGAAGATATGCGCTTTTAgagtgtttgttttttaaatatagaaatttcTTCTTGAGGGGATTTTCTTAACTTACAACAAGAGCGTCGCCAAGCGGgtcaatatacgcccgaaggcttacatcataggatgggagcaaaattttaagaacttgactatTGTAgtccaaaggactggaacaacaaaagaacaacttcaaaaaaaaaatctaaatccacaaaaaatattcaaagcctacaaaaaaaaatccttatcaggtacaggtatgtaaaaatagacctaaacattggaagtaccatccatgttgtaccacagaaaataataaaaaaagtttcaaaataagctatttatagtaacataaaagggaagtaattcaaaaaaaatattgtaagtacaaacaagagctgtcactaatggtgacaaatgcccccgcatcaccttgacctttgacctggtgaccccaaagtcagtacgggtggtgtgtgtgtgttcgggtttaacgtctttttcaacaatttttcagtcatataaacgacagtgtctacttgtagcagtgaacacaatccccaactttatagtgctgcctcactggaatatcacgccgtagacacatggcatgataccccacccagtcacattatactgacaccgggctgaccagtcctaacactatccccttaatgctgagcgccaagcgaggaaggtGCTAGTACCACTTTTTACGTCTGTGGTATgtcgcggccggggatcgaacccacgacctcccgcactcgaagcggacgctctaccactaggctaccgaggcggtttagtaggggtggtgtattcaataagtactatcagcatgtgaagtttgaaggccctgggtgaagtggttcgcgagtaaagtgccttcatgcaaaaggttaacgttggcccctgtgaccgtgacctttgaactggtgaccccaaagtcagttgggttggtgtactcattaagtacatcagcatgtgaagtttgaaagtcctgaatgaagtggttcgcgagtaaagtgcctttatgcaaaaagttaacgttgacccctgtgaccgTGACGTTTGACagggtgaccccagtcagtagggtggtgtactcaataagtactatcagcatgtgaagtttgaatgtcctgggtgcagtggttcgcgagtaaagtgccttcatgcaaaaagttaacgttggcccctgtgaccttgacctggtgaccccaaaatcagtagaattggtgtactcaataagtactatgagcatgtgaagtttgaatgtcctgggtacagtggttggcgagtaaagtgccttcatgcaaaaagttaacgttggcccctgtgaccttgaccttcgacctggtgaccccaaaatcagtaggggtggtgtactcaataagtacaatcagaatgtgaagtctgaaggtcctttgtgcagtagttcgcgagtaaagtgccttcatgcaaaaagttaaagtttgcccctgtgaccttgacctttgacttggtgaccccaaagtcagtaggggtggtgtactcaataagtactatcagcatgtgaagtatgaaagtcctgggtgcagtggttcgcgagttaagtaccttcatgcaaaaagttaacgttgtgacgaacgaacgaactaacggacggacagttgaaaactaatatgcttcccttcgggggcataaaaagagttctgccaaataaaaacaagagcactgcaatgcagagcaatatacacaaagcaaagtcatatatgacctttgacccttaagtgtgacattgaccttgaagcgagtcatccggaacatgcgctctgcacatcggaTCAGTGttgtgaacatttctgccaagtgtTATTGAAATCCTTCcggcagttcaagagttacagagcggacacaaaacaaactgatacgacttttgacccctaagtgtgaccttgaccttgaagcgagtcatccggagcatgcgctctgcatgtcgtcttggtgtggtgaatatttgtgtcaagtttctttgaaatccttcaaggggttcaagagttacagagcggacacgaaacaaactgatatgacctttgactcctaagtgtgaccttgaccttgaagcgagacatccaaaacatgcgctctgcacattgtctcggtgtggtgaacatttgtgtcatgtttctttgaaatccttcaaggggttcaagagttacagagcggacatggaattgctaacggacagacggacggacagacggacaccagcgtcataacatacgtcccttcgggtgtataaaaattGTCTTGTAAATAGGCTAAATTGTTTAGTGGATTTTATTTTCTGCTATTGCGCTGGGTAGCATTTAAACAAGTCGTGACAAAGAATTCAAACGACTTGAATACATGCACTGTCACTCAAATATCAATACATATGCAGGACACTTAGCAGTGATAAATAGACAACCACCAACAAAAGAGAACGAATATGTGTTAAACTACAGCTGTGTAGAATTAACGAAAGGAATGCGGAGCTACCCATGTGACATATATTGTCACTGTAATAGATTTTCGTGTCATTGATCTTGGTCATTTTGGTTATACTGGCAAATGTCACATGACTATTTTGCATATTCACTGCAAAGCATGTGCCATGAAACTAGTTCAAATGCAAAACATAGTgccttgcaaaaaaaaaacaaaaaaactgcacTCTATTGACGTACATTcaaacctctgaattttgattcaaataatgaggaagattataataaacctttttcgatcacagagttaATTGGCTctctagacaaatgtcatgatattGCAGCTGGTCCAGGccaaatacattatcaacttctacaacacttaccacaagaatcattagaccttctccttgaaatctacaatattacatggaaaactggtattttttcagactcctggagagaagcttGTAAGTAATATCCagcaaagaaacaataaaatgcgTTGTGTCAGTTCGTATCTGTATTCTGAATCTCTTGATAGCAtacataacaataacaacataCCATAACGTCGGAAgtgacggtgacgtcataaaCGCGGTAAGACGTAACGTGCATACTAGCGTAATTAACACTACAATATTTTGAACGTATCTAGCTCGCGGACATACTGGGGGGCGCGAAATTTTAGATAATGCTCATGTAATGTGTAAATTGTAAGTCTTTGCTAGGAAAACAATTATTAAATGCTTAATTTAACAAATGTAAAGTCTCCGATATTACATGCAAACTAAAAAATGCGAAAGTCCATAATTTCAGGTATAGCATCATGTAAATACCAGTTAAAGTCACTATGATTTATACGCGTTATTTCACAAGAACGTATTAAAACTAACAGAATAATCCATCGTATTAAAGTAGTCTAAATCAACTATATTGAAACATTCTCACATCGTATCAGTGTCATTTTTCACGAATGACGTATATCACATCTACAGTTTTGTAACTTTGAAAGGGTAGAGTTTTACTATTGGTCTATTAGTAGTACCAATGTCTGTTCTAATTTTCGCTGACGGAACCAGTCCATCTCTACCGGGCCCGAGTTCTTCTATGACTGCCAACTTCCCAGTGCACGTGGAACTTCATCATGAACGTGTTCAACGTCGCCTACCGCTACAGATTGTTTGTTCCGCCCTGATGTACGATGTTGCTCTCTGATAGCAGTAAGATATTCGTGTCTCCAGCGTTTCCGGAAGTTGTTTATCAGTTTTATCTGGATCTTGGCTTGTTTATTAATGTTACGGTTTCCACCAAGGATTGAACTTTGGACTGTTTCATCTTTAGGGTCGTGATATGGTAATGTTATAATGCGTCTGCCATATAGAAGATGTGCTGGTGTGAGTGGTTCTGGATTCATACCGGAAGAGACGTACGTTAGTGGCCGGTCATTCAAAACAGCTTCTATTTCGGTAACTACCGTCTGTAGCATGTCGAAGTTAACGTAAGAACGACCAAGAGTCTTCTTCAGTGCTGTCTTGGTGAGCCCGATTAATCTCTCCCACCAGCCGCCAAACCATGGAGCGCGCTTGGGTATGAACTTCCACGTGGTACCTTGACTGGTAAGGGCGTCCTGTACTTTCCGCGACTCGAACAGACGTCTTATATGGTTAGAAGCAGCCATGAATGTTGAAGCGTTGTTGGAGATTATGACGTGTGGAAGAGATTTCCGGCTGGTGAATCTCCTAAAAGCTTGAAGAAAGGATTCTTCGGATAAATCTCGGACGACTTCTAAGTGAACCGCTCGTGTGGAtgcacatgtaaataaacaaatatatgcCTTTTCTCAGTTTCATTCTTACTTATGACGTACAGTGCGCCTGTGAAGTCGACACCTGTTACTGTGAACGGTACTGTATCTTCTACTCTATATCTGGGTAAGGGAGGTGGATCAGGGGATGCATATGACTTACCTGTTACCTTTCAGCACGTGACACATTTTCGAATGATTGTCTTTACACATTGACGAATGGCTGGGATCCAGAACTTCTGTCGAATGTAAGTGATAGTAGAATCAACTCCCGCATGTAGCACTCTCTGGTGGCAACTAAGAATCAAGAACAATCAAATGGGTCAAGGGATGCCTTGATGGTAACAGGTAAGAAAATTTCGAACTCTCGGCCAGCGGCGCGTTGTGAATTCTACCTCCACAGCGGACTCCACCATCATTGTCGATGAATAATCTTAGTTGCTTGACAAGTTCTTAGGGTGATTTACTGGATCTCATGTTGACGATTTCTTCCTGGTTAGTAATGGTTTGACAGTTTAAAAGCCATGTTCTCGCTGCGTGTGTAAGTTCACTGTAGGACAAGGGTTCAAGTCGTCTGTTAGAATGTCTACAGTTATGTATAAATCTCATGACGTATGCTGTTACACGTAATAGCTTCTGGTATGTGCTGAATCTGTTGATATCAATAACTTGATGAATGCCGGAGGTAAACGCTGGTTCCATAGGTATAGTCGTGGGATTAGCACCGGAAGTGTCGTGCAAAGTTTGAGTACTGAAGCTTCATTCGTACTCCATGTAGGCCAATTTGAAGGGTCGTTGATCCATGGTGGTCCATTCAGCCAACTTTCGTTCTCTGCATATTGCTTAGCTGTAATTCCACGGGTAAGTAGATCAGCGGGGTTTGTCTGAGTTGGTGGGGCAGCATTTCCATTTGCTGTTCTTTGTAAGTTCTTTCACTTCATTAACTCTGTTTTGGACAAATCGTGGTAAGGGTTTACCTGTTTCCAACCAGTATAAAACGATTTGGCTATCTGACCAGAAGTAAACATCTGTCTTCTGTATGTGGTTCACTAATCGAGCACCAACTGTAGCTGCCGTTAGTTCTAGTCGTGGTAACGTAAGTGTCTTAAGTGGTGCTACACGATTCTTCGACATGATAAGTGATGATTGTTGTCCCTTGCAGAGGTATGCTGCAGCACCATATGAAGACTGGCTTGCGTCTAGAAAACATGTAGGGTGAGAGGTAAAATGTCTGCTCCTTTCTGGGATTTCTCGTCTGCGGCAGGGATTTCAAAGTAACATCGTCAGTGTTTGGTTGTGGATAAGGTATTCAAGTGATTCACAAGGTTTTCCCATCTATGTTGTATGTCAGCTGGTAACTGAGTATGCCAGTCGAATTTCTCTTGCCAAATGTGTTGTAACACAATTTTAGCACGTACTGTAACCGGACTAAGCTGACCTAGCGGATCATACATGTGTTGTTTGAAACATCAGAATATCTTTTTCTGCATTCCATCGCATACCAAATATGTTATTCCCATACAGaacccggaaaagatagcacgaacccaagtaattatagaccgatagctcttactagttgtttatgtaaaactctggaacgtatgattaattctagactagtttggtacctCGAATCACAAGGTTTAATTataaactttcaaagcggctttcgcaaacaatgcagcacaactgatcatcttgttcgactggaaaattttattcatgatgcatttattaaaaaagagcatctagtgtctgtcttttccgatttagaaaaagcttatgacactacatggaaatatggtattatgaatgatcttaacgacataggtttaaaaggtcgtctgccaacatttatatcacaatttttatctgatcgaagttttaaagtacgtgttggtgataccctttctgactcttttgagcaagaagagggagttccacaaggttcaattttatctgtcacactttttagcatcaaaattaataatattgtgaaatgtttgttaccagggacagactgttcattatatgttgacgattttttgatatgttatcgttcaaaaaatatgcatacgattgaacgccaattacaacagtgtttgaataaagttcaaacttgggccatggaaaatgggtttaaattttcccaatcgaaaactcaatgtgtccacttttgccaattacggaaacatcattgtgatcctgagctttttctaaatgatacacaaaaatacccgttgttgatgaagcaaaatttcttggtgttatctttgataaaaactttcgtttgtgccgcatataaaatacttgaaagccaaatgtctgaagtcattgaatcttttaaaggtaatttcaaatactgattggggagccgatcgcacggttttattaagattttatagggctttaattagatctaagctagattacggttgtaatgtttatggttccgcaagaaaatcttattttcaaatcaagatcttcgtattgctcttggtgcattccgaacatcaccagttgaaagtttatatgctgaagcaaacgaaccatctctttcCACatgccgagaaaaactttcagtgcaatatgctttaagagtggctgccaacaaatccaatcctgctcatgaaattatttttaaaccaaagtactctgattcatatgaggaaaaaccaaaacaaatcaaatcgtttggatttcgcataaaattttCTACgcatgaaactgactttgaattcgatagtattaaagaaaattcaattccaccatggacccttcatacccctacagttcttttcgatttgaaaactgcctttagaaagtctgaaacaaaccctgaaatattcaagtccaaatatcatgaaatcaaatcaacttacaaggactattttgcaatttacacagacggttcaaaagatgaatcaaaggttggctgtgctgctgtcagcctccttaatcaatcaaaattacgtttgccaaatagtgcaacaatattttcagccgaggccaaagctattgatttagctctaaattttatataaaaaaatagtgaagaaaaaattattatcttttccgactcgctttctgttttacagtcaattcataaccgaaatatggaaaatccattcattcaaaatattcttctcaggtttcatggactttgctacacagcgcggtacatattatgacgttcaatctttgaaagttatttgaaaacgtttcagtcggaaatattttatcctttttaaagcagataggaatatataaaaaatcttacatttcatatttttgtttacatcttgcaatattttgtttgcagcttatattttaacacacacgtagaatctatatacatttttacataactgtttttagatatgctttacatttttacatgtctgctttagttttgctggtaatctggacaaaccgcaatgcttccactgcaagcgtattttcaaatggcttgaaAACCAAACTTAAGCAACTTTTCCTTGATAATCGACCAACTAGTTGTCACCGCTGCGTTCTCTTTGATATCTAGGATCATTTTGGTAGGATTTTCGCCAAAAAAGTGGCGTATTTCTAGATAGATCGCCAAACTCGGAAAATGTCCGTTCTAAAGTCcaaaagctctcacagaaagcaCTATTTTAAATCGCAATTTTCTCGTTCCTCTCGTTGAATGCAATGCCGCAATTAACGCAGGTTACGGTTTTCCCTACCAACGCAATACTTTGTAAAGTTTACTGTACGTGgaaagtgatattttcaagaaaatgtgggtAACTCAAAAACATGGTCTCACAGCCAGTTACTTTAGACCAATGCTGTCACATCAAGCACACATCTTTAGCTGAGAGGTTAACCACTTTGTACTGTTAATTTTGCCAAGAAGATAAAGCAAAATGATTCTTATTTGACATATAGTCCTTTTCCAACTGGATTTCACATGAATTTAGTTGTATAAAAAGATATGCTCTCACAGCCTTGTTTTAAAAGCCGATGCTGTCGCAACAAGCTTAAAACGTTGACACACATTTTAACCActtttcaaaataagatcaaaggTAAATAATTCTTATTTGACAAACACTCCTCTCTCGCTTCGATTTCAcataaatttagttattttagGAAAGAGCTCGGGTAAAACAAGATTTAACTCTTATTATTAAAAGATCAATGCTCTCACAAATAGCCAAAGTATTAAATAAGCGATTTTGCCATGTCACACCATTGTAATGTCTCAGCATTTTTCCATCGAAACACAACCGGTTCGTGTACTTTCGTTACTTAAACCTAGACATTCTCAGGTGTATATGAGGACGAGAAACAATGCTCTCAAGCATGCTTCTTTAAACACTTCCGATGTCACAATAAGACAAATCAGTATCAACGGTTTAAAAGCTCTTTCTCAggcaataaaacaatatttgattatttttgacAGTATTTTTGGAAAACAAATGTCGACAAAAATATATACTAGTAGTTCATCTGTTCAACATTTTAGTACATTTATGCCATGTGTTTGTATCTGCAGGCTTTTTTCTGTATCCATAATCGATACATCAGCTCTGATCCATATACCTGCTTAATAATGGCTCTTGAAATGTGTTATTGGTTTTGCATACGGATTGACTGTATACTTTGTCCGTTCTTCAGCAAAACTTTAAGAGGCGTATATAGAGgacatattgtttgtttgttaggTTCACGCCCGTTTTCGACATTACTTTCAGTTATATCATAGAGGTagttcacctaaccatcgttcctgggaaagaccagtactagactcCAAAGTCCTTAAGCAAGTGTGTCTGTTCAGTAAaatcgtgtccgctccatatcttctgAACTACTACAAGTATTCAGAaagaacttggcacaaatgttcaccatgtcATTACAATGTGCAGAACGATGTGTCTGTGTACCTCcattctaggtcaaggtcacaattagatgTCAAACGTCAATTCAGATAGTATTTTCGTGCCCGCTCCAAATCTTCTGGACTACTGGTCAGAAGTATTcagaaataacttggcacaaatgttcacaatgtCAATGCAATGTGCAGAGTGAAGTGTCTGTGTACCTTCATTctaggtcatggtcaaggtcgcacttaggtGTCAAACGTCAAATCAGTTCCCATTATTCGTGTCCTCCAAATCTTCTGAACTACTggaattatttaaagttaatttgGCACAAATACCCATCATGTCAATGCAATGTGCTGAGCGAAGTGTTCGGATACCTCcgttttaggtcaaggtcacactaaggcgTCAAATGTCAAATCAGGCCCTATTTCTCAGTCCGCTCGATATCTTCTGAACTACTGATaggatttcaaaataacttagcataaatatCACCATGTGACTTGTCAATACAATGTGCAGAGTGAAGTGTCTGTGTACCTCcattctaggtcaaggtcactaggtgtcaaaggtcaaatcAGATCCTGTTGTTCATGTCCACTCAATACCTTCTGAACTACAGGGGGAATTTGGAAATAACTGGTAACACTAGTTAAAGAAGATGTATGGCATTTTAATGCAATCACTTTTATTCCAGGATACCATGACGAAAAAAGCCCGCACTTTCCTTGGGGAAGAGATCCCGGAAATACAGAAGAAGATATCCCACGACGTTGTTACATGTAGACTCTTGTGTGATATCAAGACAGTCGGTGAAATTCTCAAATACAGAAAGTAAAGTTTATTCACCAAGACTTCCAAGAGTGAAAACGTTCGAAGGGAATCATGTGCGGAGTCCATATAACCTAAAACGccactgaaaaatattaaatattcattGAAACGTATACAATTAAGGTCTCCGAAAACACCATCATCAAAATCGCCAAGTTCAAAAACGAACAAAACGATCGCTTAATGATTCGTTAAATGTTGTCGAGAGAGAACTGAATATTCCCGATACTGATGTGTTACAGCACATTGATGAACTCACGATATTATCAAATGAAGCAAGTGCATTTGACATACatgacattgaaaaatattgtcaaatataACAGGTTGTTGTGAGTTAAAGGACACTGTTGAGAGCATATCTTTTGATTATTCAGGTGTTGTCTCGATACAACTAAATTCATGTGAAATCCAATTGGGAAAGGACTATACGTCAAATAAGAATCATTTTGCTTTAGCTTCTTGGCAAAATTAACAGTACAAAGTGGTTAACCTCTCAGCTAAAGATTTGTGCTTGATGTGACAGAATTCGTTAAAGCATCTGGCTGTGAGACCATGTTTTTGAGTTAccaacattttcttgaaaatatcactatccaCGCGCAGTAAACTTTACAAAGTATTGCGTTGGTAGGGAAGACCGTAACCTGTGTTAATTGCGGCATTGCATTCAACGAGAGGAACGAGAAAATCGCGATTTAAAATAGTGCTTTCTTTGAGAGCTTTTGTACTTTAGAAcggacatttttcgagtttgGCGATCTATCTAGAAATACGCCATTTTTTGAGCGAAAATCCTGCCCAAATGATCTTAAGTATCAAAGAGAACGCAGCGGTGACAACTAGTTGGCCGTTTATCAAGGAACAGTCGCTTAAGTTTGGTTttcaagccatttgaaaatacgcttgctgtggaagcattgcgTTTGTCGGTTCTGCACTGACCAAGCTTgaccagcaaaactaaagcagacacggacatTTGTAGTTACAGCACAGGACACGgacatatgttatatcaccggaggtacgcattgatataaggacttgcaccagctaggtgtcattttacaaaaatatatctttaaaaactacCTTCAAAAACACCGTTTTGTGTACGAATTAAGTCACGTGATTGTGTACCGtgtcatacctgtatttcaaaattgaccccaccactaccatcaagaggggagtaacccctccattacctcacaatttagacctaaaaatgcatcagaggccaccatttcatgcctgtatttcaaaaatgtccagggggagagccccctgagccccctaaaatgaggggagtacagcCGCCAGTAAATGCACccgaggccaccatttcataccagtcctgtatttcaaaatatttctgggGGAGTCCCCACCCCCTGACTcccctaacatgggcaaaggcactCCTCCAATACCTACCCGCTATCgggttctagactggtgccccctCAGTCAAAGGTTTCTGAATCCGGGCCTGGTGTAGACATAGTATTAACAGCTATTAAGGTAACCATtgcaaattttatgttaataacctcctacttttcctacttttttgtccGCAAACctattttttcctacttttttgtaTAGGGACCTCCTACTTTACTCCGACTTTTTGCAAGGCCATGCGGGAAGGCCTGCATACACAATACAGCAATTTGAAAGGAAACATTTTAATCGATTTGTAATAGCAACCATGATATATAATATTCGTCctcaaaatattgcaaaattactCAAGTTTCTCAAACGTTTTAGCAGTTACTAGCAACCGGAAATATTGTGTTctcatgatgaaaataaaaaggaGAGATCAATCAGCCATAACAGAAACTATCGAACGCATTTCTAAACCGATTCAAAACggcagaaatgttttatattattaaagGGGACATATAAAACTTAGAGAAATTTTATCTGCTAAAACCTTGAAAGGTTCGTATCTTTTCAACAATAGGAAaacttaatatataaatgtacacattaTTTTTAGTGAAGTCTTTTCTTATATCTCCACACAGATAAAACGGTTATGACTTTACGGCTAAGGGCGTGAAACCTTTCGTCACTGTCAAACAAGGGCATGTAATTAATttgttaaaggtggataatcagatttttgccatgtaacggatttgttcgaaaatttagcatctgatcatttacactcatttattttcacttaacacttaatacaaattcactggaggtatttctaaaatttcattttcctatcctggttgcccaaccaagatcgagttattttatcataagtataaatttgataaacatactttgcctaaggaaatgtataaatattagacatattgtaatacatttgtaaatatttgcactaaaaattatgtatttagatggaattcattagaaacgcaagtttgaaaaattattattacccccctttgcctatcttggttgcgcaaccaagatagactggaaataaatgaattcag
The Mercenaria mercenaria strain notata chromosome 10, MADL_Memer_1, whole genome shotgun sequence genome window above contains:
- the LOC128546421 gene encoding uncharacterized protein LOC128546421, with protein sequence MAASNHIRRLFESRKVQDALTSQGTTWKFIPKRAPWFGGWWERLIGLTKTALKKTLGRSYVNFDMLQTVVTEIEAVLNDRPLTYVSSGMNPEPLTPAHLLYGRRIITLPYHDPKDETVQSSILGGNRNINKQAKIQIKLINNFRKRWRHEYLTAIREQHRTSGRNKQSVAVGDVEHVHDEVPRALGSWQS